In the genome of Polaribacter sp. MED152, one region contains:
- a CDS encoding GlsB/YeaQ/YmgE family stress response membrane protein has product MGILYTIIIGAICGYIADVLMRDNGFGLIVNIIIGIAGSFVGDWLYGELGIKLNINPYWLEDIVVGATGAIIILFLVGVLRGTRARRR; this is encoded by the coding sequence ATGGGTATTTTGTACACAATTATCATTGGTGCCATTTGTGGTTATATAGCTGATGTTTTAATGAGAGACAATGGGTTTGGTCTTATTGTTAATATTATTATAGGTATTGCAGGAAGTTTTGTAGGTGACTGGCTTTATGGAGAATTGGGTATAAAATTAAACATTAATCCTTATTGGTTAGAAGATATTGTTGTTGGTGCAACAGGTGCAATTATTATTTTATTTTTAGTAGGAGTTCTTAGAGGAACTAGGGCTAGAAGAAGGTAA